One window from the genome of Streptomyces sp. NBC_01476 encodes:
- a CDS encoding Gfo/Idh/MocA family protein: MRIGLIGTGRIGAFHAATLADLPAVTGMVVHDADERSARSVAEQTGAEYAGDLDGLLGAGLDGVVIAAPTSFHAELILAGRKAGLPTFCEKPVAGTLEETDAVLAALEEAPVPLQIGFQRRFDAGYQEVRAAITDGRLGWTHTLRAVTADPTPPHPGYIPASGGIFRDCSVHDYDIIRWVTGREVTEVYATGANRGEDFFAAAGDVDTAITLLTLDDGTLASCTATRYNGAGYDVRLEACGSKGTLAAGLTDQAPLTSAEGASWPTGTPYGGFMERFQDAYRAELTAFTEVVAGLRPSPCTGQDARAALAVAEAATRSRTEGRPVRVTPGG, encoded by the coding sequence ATGCGCATCGGACTCATCGGCACGGGCCGCATCGGCGCGTTCCACGCCGCCACCCTCGCCGACCTGCCGGCCGTGACCGGCATGGTGGTGCACGACGCCGACGAACGCTCCGCCCGCTCCGTGGCCGAGCAGACCGGGGCGGAGTACGCCGGCGACCTGGACGGGCTGCTCGGTGCCGGCCTGGACGGTGTCGTGATCGCGGCGCCCACGAGTTTCCACGCCGAACTCATCCTGGCCGGCCGGAAGGCCGGCCTGCCGACGTTCTGCGAGAAGCCGGTGGCCGGCACCCTGGAGGAGACCGACGCGGTCCTCGCCGCCCTCGAAGAGGCGCCCGTCCCGCTGCAGATAGGGTTCCAGCGCCGTTTCGACGCCGGCTACCAGGAGGTGCGCGCGGCGATCACCGACGGCCGCCTCGGCTGGACGCACACCCTGCGGGCCGTCACGGCCGACCCGACCCCGCCGCACCCCGGCTACATCCCGGCGTCCGGCGGCATCTTCCGCGACTGCTCCGTGCACGACTACGACATCATCCGCTGGGTCACCGGCCGGGAGGTCACCGAGGTCTACGCGACCGGCGCCAACCGCGGCGAGGACTTCTTCGCCGCCGCCGGCGACGTGGACACGGCCATCACCCTGCTCACCCTGGACGACGGCACGCTGGCCAGCTGCACGGCCACCCGGTACAACGGCGCCGGCTACGACGTACGCCTGGAGGCCTGCGGCTCGAAGGGAACGCTGGCCGCGGGCCTCACCGACCAGGCGCCGCTGACCTCGGCCGAGGGCGCCTCCTGGCCGACCGGCACACCGTACGGCGGCTTCATGGAACGCTTCCAGGACGCCTACCGCGCCGAACTCACCGCGTTCACCGAGGTGGTGGCCGGACTGCGGCCCAGCCCCTGCACCGGCCAGGACGCCCGGGCCGCGCTGGCCGTCGCCGAGGCCGCCACCCGCTCCCGCACCGAGGGCCGGCCGGTCCGTGTCACGCCCGGGGGCTGA
- a CDS encoding GntR family transcriptional regulator, protein MSHTGVRRQESPGGVDVESLAQQITIDRSSPVPLYFQFAQQLQTLIETGVLPPGTLLSNEIMMADQFGLSRPTMRQAMQHLVDKGLLARKRGVGTRVVTNRIRRQLDFTSLYEDLERDRRHPSTEVLSIATIQAGGQVAAALRVEEGSAVVAVERLRLADGEPIAIMHNHLPADLVELTPDALCGAGLYQLLRRSGIALSTAEQTIGARRATAAEAKLLNEARGATLLTMVRTAHDESGRPVEYGSHVYRASRYSFEMTVAAH, encoded by the coding sequence ATGAGTCATACTGGCGTCCGTCGGCAGGAGTCTCCAGGAGGGGTGGACGTGGAGTCACTCGCGCAGCAGATCACCATCGACCGCAGCAGTCCGGTGCCGCTGTACTTCCAGTTCGCCCAGCAGTTGCAGACCCTCATCGAGACCGGGGTACTGCCGCCCGGAACCCTGCTGAGCAACGAGATCATGATGGCCGACCAGTTCGGACTCTCCCGTCCGACGATGCGTCAGGCCATGCAGCACCTGGTCGACAAGGGGCTGCTGGCCCGCAAACGCGGCGTCGGCACCCGGGTGGTGACCAACCGCATCCGCCGCCAGCTCGACTTCACCAGCCTGTACGAGGACCTGGAGCGCGACCGCCGCCACCCGAGCACCGAGGTGCTGTCCATCGCGACGATCCAGGCCGGCGGGCAGGTCGCCGCCGCGCTCCGGGTGGAGGAGGGCTCCGCCGTGGTGGCGGTCGAACGCCTCCGCCTGGCCGACGGCGAGCCGATCGCCATCATGCACAACCACCTGCCGGCGGACCTGGTCGAGCTGACCCCTGACGCGCTGTGCGGGGCCGGCCTGTACCAACTCCTGCGCCGCTCCGGCATAGCCCTGAGCACCGCGGAACAGACCATCGGCGCCCGCCGGGCCACCGCCGCGGAGGCCAAACTCCTCAACGAGGCCCGCGGCGCCACCCTGCTGACCATGGTCCGCACCGCACACGACGAATCCGGCCGGCCCGTCGAGTACGGCTCGCACGTGTACCGGGCCTCGCGGTACTCGTTCGAAATGACGGTCGCCGCCCACTGA
- a CDS encoding TIM barrel protein — translation MTALLAERIAGAPISWGVCEVPGWGHQLQPDLVLRQMSEVGLSATEFGPEGFLPDAPADKAATLAAYGLRAVGQFVPVVLHDPGHDPLPEVEAAITGLLAADAGTVVVAAATGTDGYDARPALDEAGWNHLLANLDRISAAASAAGLTATLHPHVGTMIETGEETRRVLEGSGIGLCLDTGHLLIGGGDPVAVAARWPGRIAHVHLKDVRLALAQRVRAGEITYTAAVADGMYTPLGAGDVDIAEIVRLLEESGYTGWYVLEQDTILHAAPGEPGGADPLDDVRACVAYLLSLTGAPGPTPGPAGE, via the coding sequence ATGACCGCCCTCCTCGCCGAGCGCATCGCCGGCGCGCCGATCTCGTGGGGAGTGTGCGAGGTGCCCGGCTGGGGCCATCAGCTCCAACCCGACCTGGTGCTACGGCAGATGAGCGAGGTCGGCCTCAGCGCGACCGAGTTCGGCCCGGAGGGCTTCCTGCCCGACGCCCCCGCGGACAAGGCCGCGACCCTCGCGGCGTACGGCCTGCGCGCGGTGGGCCAGTTCGTGCCCGTCGTGCTGCACGACCCCGGCCACGACCCGCTGCCCGAGGTCGAGGCGGCGATCACCGGACTGCTGGCCGCCGACGCCGGCACCGTGGTCGTCGCCGCCGCCACCGGGACCGACGGCTACGACGCGCGCCCGGCGCTCGACGAGGCGGGCTGGAACCACCTGCTCGCCAACCTCGACCGGATCTCCGCCGCGGCCTCCGCGGCCGGCCTCACCGCCACCCTGCACCCCCACGTCGGCACGATGATCGAGACCGGGGAGGAGACCCGGCGCGTGCTGGAGGGCTCCGGCATCGGGCTCTGCCTGGACACCGGACATCTGCTCATCGGCGGCGGCGACCCGGTCGCGGTCGCGGCGCGCTGGCCCGGCCGCATCGCCCATGTGCACCTCAAGGACGTCCGGCTCGCCCTCGCCCAGCGGGTGCGTGCCGGGGAGATCACCTACACCGCGGCTGTCGCCGACGGCATGTACACCCCCCTCGGCGCCGGGGACGTCGACATCGCCGAGATCGTCCGCCTGCTGGAGGAGAGCGGCTACACCGGCTGGTACGTGCTGGAGCAGGACACCATCCTCCACGCGGCACCCGGCGAGCCCGGCGGCGCCGACCCCCTGGACGACGTACGCGCCTGTGTCGCCTACCTGCTGTCTCTCACCGGTGCCCCCGGGCCCACCCCCGGCCCGGCAGGGGAGTGA
- the iolC gene encoding 5-dehydro-2-deoxygluconokinase: MAHDLVTLGRTGVDLYPLDHGVGLEDVRTFQKFLGGSATNVAVAAARHGRHAALITRVGNDPFGHYVQAETARLGVDPVYVTPIAAPDGPPTPVTFCEVFPPDDFPLYFYRYGTAPDLLIDPGSLPLDDIRDSAVFWATVTGLSAEPSRSAHFAAWQARGRRSVTVLDLDYRPMFWSRPEEAREQVGRALDHVTVAVGNREECEVAVGESDPQRAADALLDRGLELAVVKQGPRGVLAATRDERVEVAPFPVEVVNGLGAGDAFGGALVHGLLSGWELRRVIEFANVAGAIVASRLECSTAMPTTAEVEAALASRARTSERTA, from the coding sequence GTGGCTCACGACCTCGTCACCCTCGGGCGCACCGGAGTCGACCTCTACCCGCTCGACCACGGCGTCGGCCTGGAAGACGTGCGGACGTTCCAGAAGTTCCTCGGCGGCAGCGCGACCAACGTTGCCGTCGCCGCGGCCCGCCACGGCCGCCACGCCGCCCTGATCACCCGCGTCGGCAACGACCCCTTCGGCCACTACGTGCAGGCGGAGACCGCCCGGCTCGGAGTCGACCCGGTGTATGTCACCCCCATCGCAGCACCGGACGGACCGCCCACCCCGGTGACCTTCTGCGAGGTCTTCCCGCCCGACGACTTCCCGCTCTACTTCTACCGGTACGGCACCGCCCCCGATCTGCTGATCGACCCCGGCAGCCTGCCGCTGGACGACATCCGCGACTCGGCCGTCTTCTGGGCGACCGTCACCGGGCTGTCCGCGGAACCCAGCCGGTCGGCCCACTTCGCTGCCTGGCAGGCCCGCGGCCGGCGCAGCGTCACGGTCCTGGACCTCGACTACCGGCCGATGTTCTGGTCCCGCCCCGAAGAGGCCAGGGAGCAGGTCGGCCGGGCGCTCGACCACGTCACCGTCGCCGTCGGCAACCGCGAGGAGTGCGAAGTGGCCGTCGGCGAGAGCGATCCGCAGCGTGCCGCCGACGCCCTTCTCGACCGCGGCCTCGAACTGGCCGTCGTCAAACAGGGCCCCCGAGGCGTCCTCGCCGCCACCCGCGACGAGCGCGTCGAAGTGGCGCCGTTCCCGGTCGAGGTCGTCAACGGCCTCGGCGCCGGCGATGCCTTCGGCGGCGCGCTCGTGCACGGCCTGCTCAGCGGCTGGGAGTTGCGCCGCGTCATCGAGTTCGCCAATGTCGCCGGCGCCATCGTGGCCTCCCGCCTCGAATGCTCCACCGCCATGCCCACCACCGCCGAGGTGGAGGCCGCTCTCGCCTCCCGGGCACGCACATCCGAAAGGACGGCATGA
- a CDS encoding Cgl0159 family (beta/alpha)8-fold protein, translating into MDAAQLTEIRAREPERIGRSWQKRARRPLLGADGRLLIVAADHPARGSLGVRGDGRAMASRTDLLDRLATALSRPGVDGVLSTPDLLDDLLLMGVLEDKVAIGSMNRGGLQGAAFEFDDRFTAYTPQAIAAQGLDGGKTLTRICLGETGTVATLEATATAVTGLAEHGLMAMIEPFLSVREDGRSRNLLDPDSVIKSIHIASGLGVTSAYTWLKLPVVDELDRVLDATTLPTLLLGGDPQGDPRDTYASWEAALRIPQVRGLVVGRALLYPPDGDVGAAVDIAAGLTHGGGR; encoded by the coding sequence ATGGATGCCGCACAGCTGACCGAGATCCGGGCCCGCGAGCCCGAGCGCATCGGGCGGTCGTGGCAGAAGCGTGCCCGGCGCCCGCTCCTCGGCGCCGACGGCCGGCTGCTCATCGTCGCCGCCGACCACCCGGCCCGCGGCTCGCTGGGCGTCCGCGGTGACGGCCGGGCCATGGCCAGCCGCACCGATCTCCTGGACCGGCTCGCGACAGCGCTGTCCCGGCCCGGGGTCGACGGTGTGCTCAGCACCCCCGACCTGCTCGACGACCTGCTCCTGATGGGGGTGCTGGAGGACAAGGTCGCGATCGGTTCGATGAACCGCGGCGGACTCCAGGGCGCCGCCTTCGAGTTCGACGACCGGTTCACGGCCTACACCCCGCAGGCGATTGCCGCGCAGGGACTCGACGGAGGCAAGACCCTCACCCGGATCTGCCTCGGCGAGACCGGCACGGTGGCGACCCTCGAAGCCACCGCGACCGCGGTCACGGGCCTGGCCGAACACGGCCTCATGGCGATGATCGAACCCTTCCTTTCGGTGCGTGAGGACGGTCGCTCCCGCAACCTCCTCGACCCCGACAGCGTCATCAAGTCCATCCACATAGCCAGCGGCCTCGGCGTGACCAGTGCCTACACCTGGCTCAAGCTGCCGGTGGTCGACGAACTGGACCGGGTGCTGGACGCGACCACGCTGCCCACCCTCCTGCTGGGCGGCGACCCCCAGGGCGATCCGCGCGACACCTACGCCTCCTGGGAAGCCGCACTGCGGATCCCGCAGGTACGCGGCCTCGTCGTCGGACGCGCCCTCCTCTACCCACCTGACGGCGATGTCGGCGCGGCCGTCGACATCGCGGCCGGACTCACCCATGGCGGTGGCAGGTGA
- the iolB gene encoding 5-deoxy-glucuronate isomerase, with protein MNDDTRWILPLGTAAGDGWDLAVTDARQGWHHTSLRVATLTGPDVRALDGGDWEHVVVPLSGSVHVTAETPDGTTHEATLAGRPGVFAGPTDVAYVPARSRITVRPAAGPARVALAGALVPDGTGGGRAFRHLPAEEVPVELRGSGTASREVRNFGTPEVLDADAIIACEVITPAGNWSSWPPHKHDAERPGEETALEEIYYFETRSADPRGTDPVGYQRVYASGDDRPIDVLAEVRTGDVVLVPHGWHGPSMAAPDAHLYYLNVMAGPGPERAWLICDDPAHAWVRDTWRDQPFDGRLPLSGPASGETV; from the coding sequence ATGAACGATGACACCCGGTGGATCCTCCCCCTCGGCACGGCGGCCGGCGACGGCTGGGACCTCGCCGTCACCGACGCCCGCCAGGGCTGGCACCACACCAGCCTGCGCGTGGCGACCCTGACCGGACCGGACGTCCGCGCCCTGGACGGCGGCGACTGGGAACACGTCGTCGTGCCGCTGTCCGGGAGCGTGCACGTCACCGCAGAGACCCCCGACGGCACCACCCACGAGGCCACCCTCGCCGGCCGGCCCGGCGTCTTCGCCGGGCCCACCGACGTCGCCTACGTACCGGCCCGTTCGCGGATCACCGTACGGCCGGCGGCCGGTCCTGCCCGGGTCGCGCTGGCCGGCGCGCTGGTCCCGGACGGCACCGGCGGCGGTCGCGCGTTCCGCCACCTCCCCGCAGAGGAGGTGCCCGTCGAGCTCAGGGGCTCGGGCACCGCCTCCCGCGAGGTGCGCAACTTCGGCACCCCCGAGGTGCTCGACGCCGACGCGATCATCGCCTGCGAGGTCATCACCCCTGCGGGCAACTGGAGTTCGTGGCCGCCCCACAAGCACGACGCCGAGCGCCCGGGCGAGGAGACCGCCCTGGAGGAGATCTACTACTTCGAGACCCGGTCGGCCGACCCGCGCGGCACCGACCCGGTCGGCTACCAGCGGGTCTACGCCTCCGGTGACGACCGGCCGATCGACGTGCTCGCCGAGGTGCGTACCGGTGACGTCGTCCTCGTGCCCCACGGCTGGCACGGACCGTCGATGGCCGCGCCGGACGCCCACCTCTACTACCTCAATGTCATGGCGGGTCCCGGGCCCGAGCGGGCCTGGCTCATCTGCGACGACCCCGCCCACGCGTGGGTCCGCGACACCTGGCGGGACCAGCCGTTCGACGGGCGGCTTCCGCTGTCCGGCCCAGCTTCAGGAGAGACGGTATGA
- the iolD gene encoding 3D-(3,5/4)-trihydroxycyclohexane-1,2-dione acylhydrolase (decyclizing) — MSTEQTATVRLTVAQATTRFLAAQWSERDGVRRRFFAGVFGIFGHGNVAGIGQALLQMEQDSGGGSPLPYILARNEQAMVHTSVAYARQQDRLEAWACTASIGPGSTNMLTGAALATINRIPVLLLPSDTFATRVGAPVLQELELPHAADISVNDAFRPLSRFFDRITRPEQLPSALLGAMRVLTDPAETGAVTIALPQDVQAEAHDWPAELFAQRTWHIARPPAETARIAAAAEVLRTARRPLIVAGGGVHYSGAEESLRAFAEATGIPVGETQAGKGSLPHGHPRLMGAVGSTGTTAANALARDADVVIGVGTRWSDFTTASRTAFQHPGVRFVNINVAAFDAGKQAGLSVVADGREALTALAAAIEGHRVPGSYEQEQAALRTSWDATVEAAYHPDEAVTSRLAPGVLTQSTVLGCVNEHSDPRDVVLCAAGSMPGDLHKLWRVRDRKAYHVEYGYSCMGYEIPAAIGVRLADSTRDVFAMVGDGGYLMMPTELATAVQERVKVIVVLVQNNGFHSIGSLSESLGSQRFGTQYRYRSADGRLDGPRLPTDLAANARSLGAHVIEVHSRSGLEAAIAEAKAWPADGGPVVIHVETDPLVSAPDSDSWWDVPVSAVSTLDSTRAAHQDYVRHKETQRPLLTPAPPTQEPDRTTEGASRE; from the coding sequence ATGAGCACGGAGCAGACCGCGACGGTGCGGCTGACGGTGGCCCAGGCGACGACCCGCTTCCTCGCCGCCCAGTGGTCGGAACGCGACGGGGTACGCCGGCGGTTCTTCGCCGGCGTCTTCGGGATCTTCGGCCACGGGAACGTCGCGGGTATCGGTCAGGCACTGCTCCAGATGGAACAGGACTCCGGCGGCGGGTCGCCGCTGCCGTACATCCTGGCCCGCAACGAACAGGCCATGGTGCACACGTCGGTCGCCTACGCGCGGCAGCAGGACCGCCTCGAAGCATGGGCCTGCACCGCCTCCATCGGCCCCGGCTCGACGAACATGCTGACCGGCGCGGCCCTGGCGACGATCAACCGGATCCCGGTGCTGCTGCTGCCGTCCGACACCTTCGCGACCCGGGTGGGCGCGCCGGTACTCCAGGAACTGGAGCTGCCCCACGCCGCCGACATCAGCGTCAATGACGCCTTCCGGCCGCTGTCCCGGTTCTTCGACCGGATCACCAGGCCCGAGCAGTTGCCGTCGGCGCTGCTCGGCGCGATGCGGGTGCTCACCGACCCGGCCGAAACCGGCGCGGTGACGATCGCCCTGCCACAGGACGTCCAGGCCGAAGCGCACGACTGGCCGGCCGAGTTGTTCGCCCAGCGGACCTGGCACATCGCCCGCCCGCCGGCCGAGACCGCGCGGATCGCCGCGGCGGCGGAGGTCCTGCGCACCGCCCGGCGGCCGCTGATCGTGGCCGGCGGCGGGGTCCACTACTCCGGCGCCGAGGAGAGCCTGCGCGCGTTCGCCGAAGCGACGGGCATCCCCGTCGGCGAGACCCAGGCAGGCAAGGGATCGCTGCCGCACGGCCACCCGCGGCTGATGGGCGCGGTCGGCTCGACCGGCACCACCGCCGCCAACGCCCTCGCCCGGGACGCCGATGTCGTCATCGGTGTCGGCACGCGGTGGAGCGACTTCACCACCGCTTCCCGTACCGCCTTCCAGCACCCCGGTGTGCGGTTCGTGAACATCAACGTCGCCGCCTTCGACGCGGGCAAGCAGGCGGGCCTGTCGGTCGTTGCGGACGGCCGGGAAGCCCTCACGGCCCTTGCCGCCGCCATCGAAGGGCACCGCGTGCCCGGTTCCTACGAGCAGGAGCAGGCCGCTCTCCGGACCTCCTGGGACGCGACCGTCGAGGCGGCCTACCACCCGGACGAGGCGGTGACGAGCCGTCTGGCGCCGGGGGTGCTGACCCAGAGCACCGTGCTGGGCTGCGTCAACGAACACTCCGACCCCCGCGACGTGGTCCTGTGCGCGGCGGGATCGATGCCCGGCGACCTCCACAAACTGTGGCGCGTCCGGGACCGCAAGGCGTACCACGTCGAATACGGCTACTCCTGCATGGGCTACGAGATCCCCGCCGCGATCGGCGTCCGGCTCGCCGACAGCACCCGGGACGTCTTCGCGATGGTCGGCGACGGCGGTTACCTCATGATGCCGACCGAACTCGCCACCGCGGTCCAGGAGCGGGTCAAGGTCATCGTCGTCCTCGTGCAGAACAACGGCTTCCACTCCATCGGGTCGCTGTCGGAGTCCCTCGGTTCGCAGCGCTTCGGCACGCAGTACCGCTACCGCTCCGCCGACGGCCGCCTCGACGGTCCCCGTCTGCCGACCGACCTCGCGGCCAACGCCCGCAGCCTGGGCGCCCATGTGATCGAGGTGCACTCGCGCTCCGGACTCGAAGCCGCGATCGCCGAGGCGAAGGCATGGCCGGCCGACGGCGGCCCCGTCGTCATCCACGTCGAGACCGACCCGCTGGTGTCCGCGCCGGACAGCGACAGCTGGTGGGACGTCCCGGTCAGCGCCGTGTCCACCCTCGACTCGACGCGGGCCGCCCACCAGGACTACGTCCGCCACAAGGAGACCCAACGGCCGCTCCTCACCCCGGCGCCGCCCACGCAAGAACCTGACCGCACCACCGAAGGAGCCAGCCGTGAGTGA
- a CDS encoding CoA-acylating methylmalonate-semialdehyde dehydrogenase has product MSEPRRITHFIDGRAWEGTAGRTGPVFNPATGEQTGTVDLASADLVGAAVTSAGAAWRQWRDVSLAKRTQVLFAFRELLNARKEEVAALITAEHGKVLSDAVGEVTRGLEVAEFACGIPHLLKGGFAENASTAIDVYSIRQSLGVVAVISPFNFPAMVPMWFVPLAIACGNAVVLKPSEKDPSAALAIAALWQEAGLPDGVLQVVNGDKEAVDALLTHGDVKAVSFVGSTPIARYVYETGTAHGKRVQALGGAKNHMLVLPDADLDLAADAAVNAGFGSAGERCMAISVLLAVEPVADDLIARITDRMSRLRTGDGTRACDMGPLVTRQHRDKVASYIDAGVKDGATLVVDGTKGEFDADGDGFFLAPTLFDNVGRDMSVYTDEIFGPVLSVVRVASYADGVDVINANPYGNGTAIFTNDGGAARRFQHEVEVGMIGINVPIPVPVSYFSFGGWKNSLFGDSHAHGTEGVHFFTRGKVVTSRWLDPSHGGINLGFPQND; this is encoded by the coding sequence GTGAGTGAGCCTCGGCGCATCACCCACTTCATCGACGGCCGCGCCTGGGAAGGCACCGCGGGCCGTACGGGGCCGGTCTTCAACCCGGCCACCGGAGAACAGACCGGGACGGTCGACCTCGCCTCCGCCGACCTGGTCGGTGCCGCGGTCACCTCGGCCGGGGCGGCCTGGCGGCAGTGGCGCGATGTGTCCCTCGCCAAGCGGACGCAGGTGCTCTTCGCCTTCCGTGAACTGCTCAACGCGCGCAAGGAGGAGGTCGCGGCCCTCATCACGGCAGAGCACGGCAAGGTGCTCTCCGACGCGGTGGGGGAGGTCACCCGCGGTCTCGAAGTCGCCGAGTTCGCCTGCGGAATCCCGCACCTGCTCAAGGGCGGTTTCGCCGAGAACGCCTCCACCGCGATCGACGTCTACTCGATCCGCCAGAGCCTCGGGGTCGTCGCGGTCATCTCGCCGTTCAACTTCCCCGCGATGGTCCCGATGTGGTTCGTCCCCCTCGCGATCGCCTGCGGCAACGCGGTGGTGCTCAAGCCGAGCGAGAAGGACCCCAGCGCCGCGCTCGCCATCGCGGCCCTGTGGCAGGAGGCCGGGCTGCCCGACGGGGTGCTGCAGGTCGTCAACGGCGACAAGGAAGCCGTGGACGCGCTCCTCACCCACGGGGACGTCAAAGCGGTCTCCTTCGTCGGGTCCACCCCCATCGCCCGGTACGTCTACGAGACGGGCACCGCGCACGGCAAGCGGGTCCAGGCGCTCGGCGGGGCGAAGAACCACATGCTGGTGCTCCCCGACGCCGACCTCGACCTCGCCGCCGACGCGGCCGTCAACGCGGGCTTCGGCTCGGCCGGTGAGCGCTGCATGGCGATCTCGGTACTCCTCGCCGTCGAGCCCGTCGCCGACGACCTCATCGCCAGGATCACCGACCGGATGTCCCGGCTGCGTACCGGGGACGGCACCCGCGCCTGCGACATGGGCCCGCTCGTCACCCGGCAGCACCGCGACAAGGTCGCCTCCTACATCGACGCCGGGGTCAAGGACGGGGCCACGCTCGTCGTCGACGGTACGAAGGGGGAGTTCGACGCCGACGGCGACGGGTTCTTCCTGGCGCCGACCCTCTTCGACAACGTCGGCCGGGACATGTCCGTCTACACGGACGAGATCTTCGGGCCGGTGCTGTCGGTGGTCCGCGTGGCGTCCTACGCGGACGGCGTGGACGTCATCAACGCCAACCCGTACGGCAACGGCACGGCCATCTTCACCAACGACGGGGGAGCCGCCCGGCGCTTCCAGCACGAGGTGGAGGTCGGCATGATCGGCATCAACGTGCCGATCCCCGTACCCGTGTCGTACTTCTCCTTCGGCGGCTGGAAGAACAGCCTCTTCGGCGACAGCCACGCCCACGGGACCGAAGGGGTGCACTTCTTCACCCGCGGCAAGGTCGTCACCTCCCGCTGGCTCGACCCGAGCCACGGCGGCATCAACCTGGGATTCCCGCAGAACGACTGA
- a CDS encoding RBBP9/YdeN family alpha/beta hydrolase produces MRRNAIIFHGTGANPGVAWYPWLGRRLTERGYTVEIPHYPGLNAEPIATFLPKVLANHAIDENTVLVGHSGGAALLLAVLEHIGTTVSQAVLVAGYSTRPNTGEEPVLQPDYDWAAITAHAGDLYFINSRQDPYGCDDKQGRAMFERLGGTQIIRDDGHFGDYGQPYETFPLLDRLIH; encoded by the coding sequence GTGCGGCGCAACGCCATCATCTTCCACGGAACCGGCGCGAACCCCGGGGTCGCCTGGTATCCGTGGCTGGGGCGGCGGCTGACCGAGCGCGGCTACACCGTGGAGATCCCGCACTACCCCGGTCTCAATGCCGAACCCATCGCCACGTTCCTGCCGAAGGTGCTGGCCAACCACGCCATCGACGAGAACACCGTGCTGGTGGGGCACTCGGGTGGTGCCGCGCTGCTCCTCGCGGTGCTGGAACACATCGGCACGACGGTGTCCCAGGCCGTCCTCGTGGCCGGTTACTCGACCCGGCCCAACACCGGGGAAGAACCGGTCCTGCAGCCCGACTACGACTGGGCGGCGATCACGGCGCACGCCGGCGACCTGTACTTCATCAACTCCCGGCAGGACCCCTACGGCTGCGACGACAAACAGGGCCGCGCGATGTTCGAGCGGCTCGGCGGCACCCAGATCATCCGCGACGACGGCCACTTCGGCGACTACGGTCAGCCGTACGAGACCTTTCCCCTGCTCGACAGGCTCATCCACTAA
- a CDS encoding chloramphenicol phosphotransferase CPT family protein codes for MRPGRIIFLNGTSSSGKSSIARELLEVVDDTVLFHLAVDSFNAMRSKRELGEEELDAALRRTRIGFHRSIAAMADVGNDLVVDHVLSEPWRLPDCLAVLRPEDVLFVGVHCPPDELVRRERARGDRPPGLAMSQYQQVHSHGDYDLECDTGTASPRDCALRIKEFLPHRPRPTAFSRLLLRCPSVGGQSPADVRLDAAGER; via the coding sequence ATGAGACCCGGCCGGATCATCTTCCTCAACGGCACGTCCAGCTCGGGGAAGTCGAGCATCGCGCGGGAGCTGCTGGAGGTCGTCGACGACACCGTCCTCTTCCACCTCGCGGTGGACAGCTTCAACGCGATGCGCAGCAAGCGGGAGCTCGGGGAGGAGGAACTCGACGCCGCACTGCGGCGGACCAGGATCGGCTTCCACCGCTCGATCGCGGCCATGGCCGACGTGGGGAACGACCTGGTGGTCGACCACGTGCTGAGCGAACCGTGGCGGCTGCCCGACTGCCTGGCGGTGCTGCGGCCCGAGGACGTCCTGTTCGTCGGCGTCCACTGCCCGCCGGACGAACTGGTCCGCCGCGAGCGGGCCAGGGGCGACCGCCCGCCGGGTCTCGCCATGTCCCAGTACCAACAGGTGCACAGCCACGGCGACTACGACCTGGAATGCGACACCGGCACGGCGAGCCCGCGCGACTGTGCCCTGCGGATCAAGGAGTTCCTCCCGCACCGCCCCAGGCCGACCGCTTTCAGCCGGCTGCTCCTGCGGTGTCCGTCCGTCGGCGGGCAGTCGCCGGCGGACGTCCGGCTGGACGCCGCCGGGGAACGCTAG